The following proteins come from a genomic window of Pseudomonas hygromyciniae:
- a CDS encoding DUF7088 domain-containing protein has protein sequence MAFNSLTSLVLREARLDLTEHQLYTISPGTRQLLANLKEPINLSLYFSDSQAQELPPLRNYAKRIDALLRSYEREASGKLKLQVIDPAPFLRAKSRRHALRVAGCTLQQGGALLYLGLAATNTLVTPKSFHCFHPVRSACWSTTSAACFTP, from the coding sequence TTGGCCTTCAATAGCCTGACCAGCCTGGTCCTGCGCGAGGCTCGACTCGACCTCACCGAGCATCAGCTCTACACCATCAGCCCTGGCACCCGGCAACTGCTCGCCAATCTGAAGGAGCCGATCAATCTGTCTCTGTATTTTTCCGACAGCCAGGCCCAGGAGCTACCGCCGCTGCGCAATTACGCCAAACGCATTGATGCATTGCTGCGCAGTTACGAGCGTGAAGCCTCCGGCAAACTGAAATTACAGGTCATCGACCCTGCGCCTTTTCTACGAGCGAAGAGCAGGCGGCACGCTCTTCGGGTTGCAGGGTGTACGCTGCAACAGGGAGGCGCACTGCTCTATCTGGGGCTGGCGGCGACCAATACCCTGGTGACACCCAAATCATTTCACTGTTTTCACCCAGTGAGGAGCGCTTGCTGGAGTACGACATCAGCCGCCTGCTTCACGCCCTGA
- a CDS encoding Gldg family protein, protein MLGGGKLLVFVDPPSQVDNDAQGHNNFDLPRLFNAWGMQLLAGKVVADQRYAMTAPGAGQRPQRQMTWLNLPPESLNADDRAPLTRNV, encoded by the coding sequence GTGCTCGGTGGCGGCAAGTTGCTGGTGTTTGTCGACCCTCCCAGCCAGGTCGACAACGACGCCCAAGGTCACAACAACTTCGACCTACCAAGACTGTTCAACGCCTGGGGCATGCAATTACTGGCGGGTAAAGTGGTCGCCGACCAGCGTTACGCAATGACTGCCCCAGGCGCCGGGCAACGCCCACAGCGCCAGATGACCTGGCTGAATCTACCACCCGAATCCCTCAATGCCGATGATCGAGCACCACTGACCCGCAACGTATGA
- a CDS encoding response regulator, with amino-acid sequence MNKRVLIVDDHPIICVAAKTVLEENGYEAVATCSDGFEALSLIQSLAPEYLLLDIGINSLDGLSLCNVLWRTRLDQDIGIHLTLGQYLCCSLHAGGRTRFYQ; translated from the coding sequence ATGAATAAACGTGTACTCATTGTGGATGACCATCCAATCATCTGTGTTGCCGCCAAAACCGTCCTTGAAGAGAACGGTTACGAAGCCGTCGCCACCTGTTCAGATGGCTTCGAGGCATTGTCTCTGATCCAGTCCTTGGCCCCGGAATACCTGCTGCTGGATATCGGCATCAATAGCCTGGACGGCTTGTCGCTGTGCAACGTATTGTGGCGGACGAGATTAGATCAAGACATTGGTATTCACCTCACACTTGGCCAGTACCTATGCTGTTCGCTGCATGCAGGCGGGCGCACAAGGTTTTATCAATAA
- a CDS encoding response regulator transcription factor — MAKGFSNQEIAAKLNLSNKTISGHKVNLLKKLGVRTSIELASIAKERGLL, encoded by the coding sequence TTGGCCAAAGGCTTCAGCAACCAGGAAATTGCCGCAAAACTCAACCTGAGCAACAAGACCATCAGCGGTCATAAAGTCAACCTCCTGAAGAAGCTCGGCGTGCGTACCTCGATTGAGCTCGCCAGCATCGCCAAAGAGCGTGGCTTGCTCTGA
- a CDS encoding transporter substrate-binding domain-containing protein: protein MSTSYPVSESFSNLLVTNVTAQNIDEAIGFALRPDDIQLKTILNRAFNTRSTCQRIQAINWWVATIKCTEGDFQQQLSPEEKQLLQSNHTFRISISEDLAPFAFFDTTGQFSGSMSDILELVRLESGLKFKVVRSRSIATSIRELDNQEVDLNVMGETETRKRQYLMSKPIFSSLTP from the coding sequence GTGAGCACCAGTTACCCGGTAAGCGAAAGCTTCAGTAACCTGCTCGTCACCAACGTGACTGCGCAGAACATTGACGAAGCCATAGGCTTTGCCCTCAGACCCGACGATATTCAACTCAAGACGATCCTCAATCGGGCCTTCAACACCCGTAGCACCTGTCAAAGAATCCAAGCCATAAACTGGTGGGTTGCCACGATCAAATGCACAGAGGGGGATTTTCAACAGCAATTGAGCCCGGAAGAAAAACAACTACTGCAAAGTAACCACACTTTCCGGATTTCAATCAGTGAAGACCTGGCACCCTTCGCCTTCTTCGATACCACAGGCCAATTCAGTGGTTCCATGTCCGACATCCTCGAATTGGTGCGATTGGAATCAGGCCTGAAATTCAAGGTCGTTCGCTCACGCTCTATCGCTACCTCCATCCGTGAACTCGATAACCAAGAGGTGGACCTGAACGTAATGGGGGAAACCGAGACGCGTAAACGTCAGTACCTGATGAGCAAACCGATTTTCAGCTCCCTTACACCTTGA
- a CDS encoding PAS domain-containing protein: MRQIGQGHADFDYRKSVAENFPSETATISGRWRANTATDALYREGISLRTYQMLSALFALLLVTGVWIVFLRKLIFKRTVERKDLQSRLSLMQNMVNSIPHPIYLRDRKGALLLFNTSYARSFDATADTVINGTVLDEQVDPAILQQWQTHYSQVLQTGTAIAFDQTLPTQTEALISITGSSPA; the protein is encoded by the coding sequence TTGCGGCAAATCGGACAAGGCCACGCTGATTTCGATTATCGAAAAAGCGTTGCTGAAAATTTCCCCAGCGAAACAGCGACGATAAGCGGCCGCTGGCGAGCCAACACCGCCACCGACGCTCTGTACCGGGAGGGCATCAGCCTGCGTACTTACCAAATGTTGAGCGCCCTGTTTGCACTGCTATTAGTGACAGGGGTGTGGATCGTATTTCTGCGAAAACTGATATTCAAACGCACCGTCGAACGGAAAGACCTGCAGTCACGACTGAGCCTGATGCAAAACATGGTGAACAGCATCCCCCACCCGATTTATCTCAGAGATCGCAAGGGCGCACTGCTGTTGTTTAACACCTCCTACGCCCGGTCATTTGATGCAACGGCTGACACTGTCATCAACGGCACCGTACTCGACGAGCAGGTTGACCCAGCCATTCTTCAACAGTGGCAAACCCATTACTCTCAGGTGCTGCAAACCGGTACGGCGATTGCGTTTGACCAGACGCTTCCAACCCAAACGGAAGCATTGATATCTATCACTGGATCGAGCCCTGCGTGA
- a CDS encoding histidine kinase dimerization/phospho-acceptor domain-containing protein has product MSHEIRTPMNAIIGMLELVLTRDQNSTRNLNAISVAYSAALSLLELLGSILDVSSIESGETRLTLEETTWREAIEPVVNIFLGPAKHKAWPSIWIWGLR; this is encoded by the coding sequence ATGAGCCATGAAATCAGAACACCGATGAACGCCATTATTGGCATGCTGGAGCTGGTACTGACACGCGATCAAAACAGCACAAGAAACCTTAATGCCATTAGCGTTGCCTATAGTGCTGCGCTCAGCTTGCTTGAGTTGTTGGGGAGTATTCTGGATGTCTCTAGTATCGAGTCGGGAGAGACCCGCTTGACGCTCGAAGAGACAACGTGGCGGGAAGCAATAGAACCGGTGGTCAACATCTTCCTGGGGCCCGCCAAGCATAAAGCCTGGCCATCCATCTGGATCTGGGGATTACGCTGA
- a CDS encoding sensor histidine kinase has product MSIDKLKIKQVLSNLLSNAIKFTSAGAISVRLEGCLMGEAMQFKLRVQDTGSGINDAEKANLFTPFRRNTITPNSGAGLGLSICQSLSQIIGATWPSRALKAKAPA; this is encoded by the coding sequence GTGTCCATCGACAAGCTGAAGATCAAACAAGTGTTGTCTAACCTGTTGAGCAACGCGATCAAGTTCACCAGTGCCGGGGCTATTAGCGTAAGACTTGAAGGCTGCCTAATGGGTGAGGCCATGCAGTTCAAGCTGAGGGTCCAAGACACCGGCAGCGGAATTAATGACGCCGAAAAAGCCAACCTCTTTACCCCTTTTCGCCGCAACACCATCACCCCAAACAGCGGCGCCGGATTGGGCCTATCCATTTGCCAGTCGCTGAGTCAGATCATAGGGGCAACCTGGCCGTCGAGAGCACTGAAGGCCAAGGCACCTGCGTGA
- a CDS encoding response regulator, with amino-acid sequence MTLSLTAQPCELKTSTEIQAHAAAEGSTPLRILVAEDHLPSLHLLKEQLELLGHIPILTQNGLEALFQWEDTEIDLLITDCNMPELSGMALTREIRHGK; translated from the coding sequence GTGACTCTGAGCCTGACAGCCCAACCTTGCGAGCTCAAAACCAGCACGGAGATTCAGGCCCACGCCGCGGCAGAAGGTTCAACCCCACTCAGAATCTTGGTCGCTGAAGATCATCTACCCAGCCTCCACCTACTTAAAGAACAGCTGGAACTGCTGGGGCACATCCCAATCCTGACCCAAAATGGCCTGGAGGCTCTGTTCCAATGGGAAGACACCGAGATCGACCTGCTGATCACAGATTGCAATATGCCTGAGTTGAGTGGGATGGCATTGACTCGGGAGATCCGTCACGGGAAATAG
- a CDS encoding Hpt domain-containing protein: MNQCLIKPVSIAQLTRYVPDLRERAQHGKTVVEQTEYTFLSNLPDAKRFDLIHELIATNETDYQELETALEAGNFKSMQNTLHRLKGSARIIGSDDLWTQCEALEAAVMSANVNRIPLIQPLTELKKLLLNIHQMLSKR, encoded by the coding sequence ATGAATCAGTGCCTAATCAAACCTGTCAGCATCGCGCAACTGACACGCTACGTCCCTGATTTACGGGAGCGCGCTCAACACGGAAAAACGGTCGTTGAGCAAACCGAATATACGTTTTTGTCCAACCTGCCAGACGCTAAGAGGTTCGACTTAATCCACGAATTGATTGCCACTAACGAAACCGATTACCAGGAACTGGAAACAGCGCTGGAAGCAGGAAACTTCAAGAGCATGCAAAACACCCTGCATCGCTTGAAAGGATCGGCGCGAATCATCGGTTCTGACGATCTCTGGACACAGTGTGAAGCCCTCGAAGCGGCAGTGATGAGTGCCAACGTCAATAGGATCCCACTGATCCAACCTCTGACTGAGCTAAAGAAACTGTTGCTTAATATTCATCAAATGCTGTCGAAGCGATAA
- a CDS encoding fimbria/pilus periplasmic chaperone → MLSVARLIFNAQEHSASLLLSNDSEQDFAVRVWVTDRQADGPVIAPFIVMPALFSVPSRAEQVLRVMKTPVNCQRIASPYFI, encoded by the coding sequence ATGTTAAGTGTGGCTAGGTTAATATTTAATGCCCAGGAGCATAGTGCTTCCCTATTGCTTAGCAATGATAGTGAGCAGGATTTTGCAGTGCGGGTATGGGTGACTGATCGTCAGGCGGACGGTCCAGTAATTGCGCCGTTTATTGTCATGCCAGCACTATTCAGTGTGCCTTCCAGAGCAGAGCAAGTACTTCGGGTGATGAAAACCCCGGTAAATTGCCAGAGGATCGCGAGTCCGTATTTTATCTAA
- a CDS encoding EAL domain-containing protein, translating to MELVAEGVESEQQFLHLKELGVDSAQGYFFHPPMSAASLMKVLLGEDRSG from the coding sequence ATGGAGCTTGTTGCGGAGGGCGTGGAAAGCGAACAGCAATTTTTACATTTAAAGGAGCTAGGCGTCGACTCTGCCCAAGGTTACTTTTTCCATCCGCCAATGAGCGCTGCTTCATTGATGAAGGTTTTATTGGGGGAGGATAGATCAGGCTGA
- a CDS encoding EAL domain-containing protein, with product MQIAAIENITLLIQGGIGLSLDDFGTGFSSLERLTQLPFSQIKLDSTLSLERWMKNRPGLSVFIKFSCCLGWSLLRRAWKANSNFYI from the coding sequence TTGCAGATAGCCGCGATCGAGAACATCACGTTGTTAATTCAAGGCGGAATCGGTCTGTCGCTGGATGATTTTGGTACCGGTTTTTCTTCACTAGAACGGCTGACGCAGCTCCCCTTTAGCCAGATCAAACTCGACTCCACTTTATCGCTTGAGCGCTGGATGAAAAACAGACCCGGATTATCGGTTTTTATCAAGTTTTCTTGTTGCTTGGGATGGAGCTTGTTGCGGAGGGCGTGGAAAGCGAACAGCAATTTTTACATTTAA
- a CDS encoding EAL domain-containing protein: MLEQAMQVHKTLLLMGETLIFSYNIETTQLQEEGFASAVSERIQQAGISPNLVTLEVTETKLWICR, translated from the coding sequence ATGCTTGAGCAAGCCATGCAGGTACACAAGACATTGTTGCTCATGGGCGAGACGCTGATATTTTCATACAACATAGAAACAACCCAGCTACAGGAGGAGGGGTTTGCCTCCGCGGTAAGTGAACGTATCCAGCAAGCGGGTATTTCGCCGAATCTGGTGACCTTGGAAGTCACCGAAACCAAGCTCTGGATTTGCAGATAG
- a CDS encoding DUF1302 family protein, protein MESFYQWNWKETRIDPVGTFYSQSDLFADGGRTGYNNFTGSALDTLTPIGGNVIGLYDALGNNPMLGGMLRIPGSTPTA, encoded by the coding sequence ATGGAGAGTTTCTACCAGTGGAACTGGAAGGAGACACGCATCGATCCAGTCGGCACTTTCTACTCCCAGAGCGACCTGTTCGCCGATGGCGGCCGCACCGGCTACAACAATTTCACCGGCAGCGCCCTCGATACCCTGACGCCCATCGGCGGCAACGTCATCGGGCTATACGACGCCCTGGGCAACAACCCGATGCTCGGGGGCATGCTGCGCATCCCGGGCTCTACGCCAACGGCATGA
- a CDS encoding DUF1302 family protein → MDKRNDYYRNNNPSQPSQNHPRDDRFTDQTRDIAGSRWRFSTPTSMHLGRWPDALTARLGRQVFSWGEGIFIAAGSTPPARWTRQTACRAPRSRKC, encoded by the coding sequence ATGGACAAGCGCAACGACTACTACCGCAACAACAACCCGTCGCAACCCAGCCAGAACCATCCGCGGGACGACCGCTTCACCGACCAGACCCGGGACATTGCCGGAAGCCGCTGGAGATTCTCGACTCCTACATCTATGCATCTGGGACGTTGGCCAGATGCCCTGACCGCGCGCCTGGGGCGCCAGGTATTCAGCTGGGGCGAGGGCATCTTTATCGCGGCGGGGTCAACACCACCAGCCCGGTGGACGCGGCAAACCGCCTGCCGGGCGCCGAGGTCAAGGAAGTGCTGA
- a CDS encoding DUF1302 family protein, which translates to MSTTVRAQDSGSEGKWSITSTGAGVGLAGLLQLCSGRNVQAMEFSVLDNQVTGSFGSTLSYGRLWRVQGRDKGNDDVNTNDGNRSFDTGLVSRCTRSRRSWKPTIRTTVCSCGHGVL; encoded by the coding sequence ATGAGCACCACAGTGCGCGCGCAAGACTCGGGATCCGAGGGTAAATGGTCCATCACATCCACTGGGGCTGGCGTTGGCCTGGCGGGCCTGCTGCAACTGTGCAGCGGCAGGAACGTGCAGGCCATGGAGTTCAGCGTGCTGGACAACCAGGTCACCGGCTCGTTCGGCAGCACCCTGTCGTATGGGCGTTTGTGGCGGGTCCAGGGGCGGGACAAGGGCAACGACGACGTCAACACCAACGACGGCAATCGCAGCTTCGATACCGGGCTGGTTTCCAGGTGTACAAGATCACGTCGGAGCTGGAAGCCAACTATCAGAACTACGGTCTGTTCGTGCGGGCACGGGGTTCTATGA
- a CDS encoding FGGY family carbohydrate kinase codes for MLAIDNGTQSVRALLFDLSGNLLAKARSSCRPITPASPAGPSRTRIITGASWGSLPALWAQTGIDRSLIRGVSLTTQRGTVINVDARGRRCGQPSSGSTNASASQRADQGPWGWLFKLVGAEATVDYFRAQAEANWIAQHQPDIWAATDKFLLLSGFSAIA; via the coding sequence GTGCTGGCGATCGACAACGGCACCCAGAGTGTCCGTGCGCTGTTGTTCGACCTGTCGGGCAACCTGTTGGCAAAGGCAAGGTCGAGTTGCAGGCCTATTACTCCAGCCAGCCCGGCTGGGCCGAGCAGGACCCGGATTATTACTGGCGCAAGCTGGGGAAGCCTGCCAGCGTTGTGGGCGCAGACCGGTATCGACCGCAGTTTGATCCGTGGCGTATCCCTGACCACCCAGCGCGGCACTGTGATCAATGTCGATGCCCGGGGCAGGCGTTGCGGCCAGCCATCCTCTGGCTCGACCAACGCCAGTGCCAGCCAGAGGGCGGATCAAGGGCCCTGGGGTTGGCTGTTCAAGCTGGTGGGCGCTGAGGCCACGGTGGACTACTTTCGTGCCCAGGCCGAGGCTAACTGGATTGCCCAACATCAGCCGGATATCTGGGCTGCCACTGACAAGTTCCTGCTGCTCTCGGGTTTCTCAGCCATCGCCTGA
- a CDS encoding FAD-dependent oxidoreductase, whose product MFVFPWEGATVVGTTDLDHREDLDLRASITREELDYLLEACAQPFPQAEVTAADVLCTWSGVRPVVGAADSQAKPSMKPASMCCGRNPLCDLAGAS is encoded by the coding sequence GTGTTCGTCTTTCCCTGGGAGGGAGCCACGGTGGTGGGCACCACCGACCTGGATCACCGCGAGGATCTGGACCTTCGTGCGAGCATCACCCGTGAAGAACTCGACTACCTGCTGGAGGCTTGCGCCCAACCATTTCCCCAGGCCGAGGTGACGGCGGCGGACGTGTTGTGCACCTGGTCCGGGGTGCGTCCGGTGGTGGGCGCCGCCGACTCCCAGGCCAAGCCATCAATGAAACCCGCGAGCATGTGCTGTGGCAGGAACCCGCTGTGTGACCTGGCGGGGGCAAGCTGA
- a CDS encoding helix-turn-helix domain-containing protein: MTPLDYLHRLRVERAKQLLEVTLIDLTEVMEYCGYQDASRFDAFFAHYGLTPSEYQRRYTMRISSRRWRADEAGEDLIEGWGSTACNLRASTGPVGLPILARRHAGAALEGAVE; the protein is encoded by the coding sequence ATGACCCCTCTGGACTACCTGCATCGCCTGCGGGTTGAACGGGCCAAGCAATTGCTGGAAGTGACCTTGATCGATCTGACGGAAGTCATGGAGTACTGCGGTTATCAGGATGCCAGTCGTTTCGACGCCTTTTTTGCGCACTACGGGCTTACACCTTCCGAGTATCAGCGGCGATACACCATGCGCATATCCAGTCGGCGGTGGCGGGCGGATGAGGCCGGGGAGGATTTGATTGAGGGTTGGGGCTCGACCGCCTGTAATTTGCGCGCTTCAACTGGCCCGGTGGGTCTGCCGATACTCGCCCGGCGGCATGCCGGTGCGGCTCTTGAAGGTGCGGTGGAATGA
- a CDS encoding DUF1302 family protein, producing the protein MNLFNDGNLNYKRGDAVSTSAETYLQADLSHRNLGVFVSAKGWYDYTQKHQDVDHGSVPTVSLGRAAQ; encoded by the coding sequence ATGAACCTGTTCAACGACGGCAACCTCAACTACAAGCGCGGCGATGCGGTTTCTACGTCGGCCGAAACCTACCTGCAAGCAGATTTGAGCCACCGCAACCTCGGGGTTTTCGTCAGCGCAAAGGGTTGGTACGACTACACCCAAAAGCATCAGGACGTCGACCATGGCAGCGTACCCACGGTATCGCTCGGGAGAGCCGCTCAGTGA
- a CDS encoding DUF1302 family protein, which translates to MAAYPRYRSGEPLSDSGFDSLARFSNAVFNDAYVCGNFQPAGHDLLVRLGDQAIPWVTPTTISGGLQAVNAFDWAAARRATSIAEARTVPMPTLYAKLALTENLSLDAFNQFELRPSAYSGCGTFCRPATTHNRAATNSSSTAA; encoded by the coding sequence ATGGCAGCGTACCCACGGTATCGCTCGGGAGAGCCGCTCAGTGATTCGGGGTTCGACTCCCTGGCGCGGTTCTCCAATGCGGTGTTCAACGACGCCTACGTCTGCGGCAACTTCCAGCCTGCCGGGCATGACCTGCTGGTGCGCCTGGGCGACCAGGCGATCCCCTGGGTCACACCGACCACCATCAGCGGTGGCCTGCAGGCGGTAAACGCGTTTGACTGGGCCGCCGCACGTCGAGCCACCTCGATTGCCGAAGCCCGCACCGTGCCAATGCCGACCCTGTACGCCAAGCTGGCGCTGACCGAGAACCTGTCGCTGGATGCGTTCAATCAGTTTGAATTGCGCCCCAGTGCCTACTCTGGCTGCGGCACTTTCTGTCGACCAGCGACTACGCACAACCGGGCTGCAACCAATTCATCCTCAACGGCAGCGTGA
- a CDS encoding DUF1302 family protein, producing the protein MVRTGPGVLTPPAADVGQAMPTYQRAYPTRIRLYALNFKTRLPGGTGIYAEYGYRPNQPIAWNSADFIAGLLAGSGPMGYLSKTPTGYLAAATTASTSAN; encoded by the coding sequence GTGGTGCGCACCGGCCCCGGCGTGCTGACGCCACCGGCTGCGGACGTGGGGCAGGCAATGCCCACCTATCAGCGCGCCTATCCAACCCGCATTCGCCTGTATGCCCTCAACTTCAAGACGCGGCTACCGGGCGGCACCGGGATTTATGCCGAATACGGTTACCGGCCCAATCAACCGATTGCGTGGAACAGTGCCGACTTTATCGCCGGGCTGCTCGCCGGCAGCGGGCCCATGGGCTACCTGTCCAAAACCCCGACGGGCTACCTGGCAGCGGCTACGACCGCTTCCACGTCAGCCAATTGA
- a CDS encoding DUF1302 family protein gives MNLGASHPFGQVLGGAMKLSAEAGLKYVHDLPDTDQIRYGRPGFGSAPYGKAAKCTGPAAKCADDGFVTPFAWGTRVKGEINYRNVLPGLT, from the coding sequence TTGAATCTGGGCGCCAGCCATCCTTTTGGCCAGGTGTTGGGCGGCGCGATGAAGCTATCGGCAGAAGCCGGGTTGAAATACGTACACGACCTGCCCGACACCGACCAGATCCGTTATGGCCGCCCCGGTTTCGGCAGCGCGCCCTACGGCAAGGCCGCCAAGTGCACAGGCCCGGCGGCCAAATGCGCAGATGACGGATTTGTCACCCCGTTTGCCTGGGGCACCCGCGTCAAAGGAGAAATCAACTACAGGAATGTATTGCCCGGGCTGACGTGA
- a CDS encoding DUF1302 family protein, with protein MRRDYKSTYTFDLSYRNTGGGDYNLVADHRLLEASVGIRF; from the coding sequence GTGCGAAGAGATTACAAAAGCACCTACACCTTCGATCTCAGCTACCGGAACACCGGTGGCGGCGATTACAACCTGGTGGCAGATCACCGCCTGTTAGAAGCCAGTGTAGGCATTCGCTTTTAG
- a CDS encoding DUF2817 domain-containing protein, with protein MALAGSPTATNLLVWSSGFRRGKLLRLAVQVDHLRNREWVQHCQRQDLAVLYLHAINPCGFSWLRRVSEDNVDLNRNFIDFAQPVPDNPDYRILAPPLLPRRQPPTLFSTLGLAEYALRHGRKPPQSAITLGQHSHPEGLFFAGTAPAWSNLQLRQIIRRLGNHSRRIGWIDVHTGPGPCGVGERIYEGLNHPSDIARARSWWGPQVTTNVDGTSSSAMLDGTLDLAVMEECPHAQYNGLTLEYGTQPGPRVLEALRADHWLHTHPQTAQARRVQIKRQLRDAFHIETEGWKRPVLERAREVTALSLRSLATRLE; from the coding sequence GTGGCGCTTGCAGGCTCGCCCACGGCCACCAACCTGCTGGTCTGGAGCAGCGGGTTCAGGCGTGGAAAGCTTCTGCGGCTCGCAGTCCAGGTTGATCACCTGCGCAACCGCGAGTGGGTGCAACACTGCCAGCGCCAAGACCTGGCGGTGCTGTATCTGCATGCGATCAACCCGTGCGGCTTCTCCTGGCTGCGTCGGGTCAGCGAAGACAATGTCGACCTCAACCGTAACTTCATTGACTTCGCGCAACCGGTGCCCGACAACCCCGACTACCGTATCCTCGCCCCACCGCTGCTGCCGCGACGGCAACCACCCACCCTGTTCAGCACGTTGGGCCTGGCCGAATACGCCCTGCGCCATGGCCGCAAACCCCCGCAGTCAGCCATTACCCTCGGCCAACACAGCCACCCCGAAGGTTTGTTTTTCGCGGGCACGGCACCTGCCTGGAGCAACCTGCAACTGCGCCAGATTATCCGGCGCCTGGGCAACCACAGCCGGCGTATCGGCTGGATCGATGTGCATACAGGGCCAGGACCGTGTGGCGTGGGTGAGCGGATCTACGAGGGGCTCAATCACCCCAGCGATATTGCACGGGCGCGCAGCTGGTGGGGCCCGCAGGTCACGACCAACGTAGACGGCACCTCCTCGTCGGCCATGCTCGACGGCACCCTGGACCTGGCGGTGATGGAGGAATGCCCACACGCGCAGTACAACGGTTTGACCCTGGAGTACGGCACACAGCCGGGGCCACGAGTGCTTGAGGCCCTACGCGCCGATCACTGGCTGCACACCCATCCACAGACAGCACAAGCCCGGCGCGTGCAGATCAAGCGCCAGTTGCGCGATGCGTTCCACATCGAAACCGAGGGCTGGAAACGCCCGGTACTGGAGCGGGCACGCGAAGTGACTGCGCTGAGCCTGCGCAGTCTTGCCACGCGCTTGGAATGA
- a CDS encoding CapA family protein: MNTSEAMFRKFRDEANINFFSTATNHAMDWGEQGVLATLDVLKTGRLLCRHCRQPGRAG; this comes from the coding sequence ATGAACACATCCGAGGCGATGTTCCGCAAGTTCCGTGATGAGGCGAACATCAACTTCTTCAGTACCGCGACCAACCACGCCATGGACTGGGGTGAACAAGGCGTACTCGCCACCCTCGATGTACTGAAAACCGGGCGCCTACTATGCCGGCACTGCCGCCAGCCAGGCCGAGCAGGATGA
- a CDS encoding CapA family protein, translating into MYPHVNIVEAARKVIACGVDTILGNHAHVSQPAELIPRPGKQDALVIYAFGDFVSYHPESRNSKLAYTLKFSIGKFLGLLACSTSRHCLSTSLTKDWMASVSTAASSSFSMCWRTRMATG; encoded by the coding sequence ATGTACCCCCACGTCAATATCGTGGAAGCCGCGCGCAAGGTGATTGCCTGTGGTGTAGACACGATCCTCGGCAACCATGCCCATGTCAGCCAGCCCGCAGAACTTATCCCGCGCCCTGGCAAACAGGATGCGCTGGTGATCTACGCGTTCGGCGACTTCGTCAGTTATCATCCCGAAAGCCGCAACTCAAAACTGGCCTACACCCTCAAATTCAGCATCGGCAAATTCCTGGGGTTACTCGCCTGTTCAACGTCAAGGCACTGCCTATCTACATCGTTAACGAAAGATTGGATGGCGAGCGTTTCAACTGCCGCATCGTCAAGTTTTTCGATGTGCTGGAGAACCCGGATGGCTACGGGCTGA